The Geitlerinema sp. PCC 9228 genome contains the following window.
CCACGGTCGATTTTCCCATTTTGCCGTCTTCTCCCTCCTCGCGCTTTTGCTCCTCTTCCATATAAAAAGTTGCCTGGTCAGGGGCAGGGTACAGGTCGCCGTGGCGGTGCATGTTGTGTCCCACCGTAACGTTCAATTGCGCTCCCACCAGCATGCTGAGGGAGGTGAGATACAGCCACAATAGCAAAATTGCGATCGCCCCCACAGTCCCGTAAATGCGGTTGTAATGGGCAAAATTGCCCACATAAAAGCGAAACATTCCCGAAGCCAAAGCCCACAAAATCGCCGCGATCGCGGCACCGGGAATCAGCGGCGTACCGGGATGCCAGCGGCTGGGTCCGTAGCGATAAATAAACGCAAACGCTGCCGCCACCAATCCCAGCGACAGGGGCCAGCTCAACAATCGCCAAGTCGCCAGCAACAGCGACCCCAATACATCCAATTGCTCCGCGGCCATCCCCACCAGCCAATCGCTAATAAAAAACAAAAAGCAGGCCACCACCAGCATGACCATCGTACCTGCCGTCAGCAACAAAGAAATTAACTTCGCCTTCCAAAAAGGTCGTCTTTGGGAACGGGGCAGTTGGTGAATTTGGTCCAAAGCCGCCATAGCCGCACTAATAGCCCCCGAAGAAATCCACAAAGCAATAAAAAAACTGAGGGAAAACAACCCACTAGAGCGATCGATCGTAATTTGTTCGATAAAATCTTCAATAATCGTAAGCACCTGTTCCGGCGCTACCTCGCTCAAGCGAACGGCCAGCCTGGTCAAAGTACGGCGAGAAGCTTCCACTAAGCCAATGGCATTGAGCAAAGCCAAAATGGCGGGGAACAAAGCCAGCATGGCATTGTAAGCCATTTCCGCCGACAAACCCGGCAATCGCTGTCTGGCAGCCCGTTCCAGGACCTGCTGTAAAGTTTGCCAGTGAATATGGCGGAAAAAACGAAAAAAGCGGGTAATCCCACTGGCGAGAGTCATAACTTTCCAGTTTTAGATGGCACAATAGATACCTGGTTGGGTTGGCAGCAGCTAGGGAGCGAGCGAGCGGGGGCACCTGAACGATCGAATCAACCTATTATCTTGTCCATTTTTCCCATTTCCCCCCTCCCATACTGCATATCGCATATAGGCGTACAGGACCAAAGGCATTATGACCGCAGAAATTCGTACTTGGCTGGCAGAAATTGAAAACCTCCAGCAGCAAGTGGCCAAGCTGCAACAGGAACGAGATGAGGCCCTGCAAAGTGCCCATCGCTGGTGCCAGCTTTACAATAAAGAGGCGCAACGCTATCGCGCCCAAGTACAGCATTCCCAAAACCCCCCTTCCCAGGCCGATGGTACCGATGGGACTGCCACTTCCTCTAGCTCTGACGAGGTAGAGGCAACCCCCATCTATGGGGATATCGATGCTTTGCCGGCATCGGAGGCTAAACACCGCCTCCACCAGGCTTACCAACAAATTCAACGCTTGCAATCGGAAAACCGCCAGTTACAGCAGTCTTTAGAAACGGAAAAACAAAACCATGCCCAAACGCGCAAAAATTTAACCACAGCCTTGGGAGATGCTGTGGAACGCTTGGGCAAGGTGCAGGGTCGCGGCAACCAACCCACCGCCTCTGAAGCGGTGCCAGCCTCCCACCAGCAAAATTCCGCCGTTTCAGGGGTGGATTCTGCCGGGGGGAGGGCGATGGTGCCGGTGACTACAGATAGGGGAAACGAGCAGGTGGGGGAAGACCATCAAGATGCTAAAAACCCATCTGTTGAGCTACCGCCTCTACAGTAGGGTCTACCCCTTTTTGGAATTTGGTTTGATTGTGCGCGATCGCGGTGTCGGGGTCTTTCAAGCCGTTGCCGGTTAACACGCACACCACTTTGGCACCGGTAGGAATGCGGTCTTTTTGTTGCATCAACCCGGCAATGGAAGCGGCGCTGGCTGGTTCGCAGAAAATCCCTTCTTCGCGCGCCAGCATGCGATAGGCGGCCAAAATTTCTTCGTCGCTGACCGCGTTAAATTCCCCCTGGCTGGCTTCGGCGGTCGCGATCGCCGATTTGCGGTTGGCGGGGTTGCCGATGCGAATGGCGGTGGCAATGGTTTGGGGGTTGCTGACGGTTTCTCCCAAAACCATGGGTGCCGACCCTTTGGCCTGAAATCCCATCATTTTGGGGAGCCGCTGGCAGCGACCGGCAGCATGGTACTGGCAAAATCCCATCCAGTAGGCGCTGATATTGCCAGCGTTGCCGACGGGGATACACAGCCAATCGGGGGCCTCTCCCAAGCGATCGACAATTTCAAAGGCGGAGGTTTTTTGCCCTTCCAAACGATAGGGGTTCACGGAGTTGACTAAGGTCACCGGGTAGCGATCGGCCATTTCGCGCACGATTTGAAAGCAGGCGTCGAAATTGCCCTGAATCGCCATGACTTGAGCGCCGTAGAGCAAGGCTTGTGCCAGTTTGCCCAACGCGACGTAACCATCGGGAATCAAAACAAATGCTTGCAATCCTCCCCGCGCTGCATAGGCAGCTGCGGCCGCTGAGGTGTTGCCGGTACTGGCACAGATGACGGCTTGCGCCCCGGCTTCCTTGGCTTTGGAGACTGCCATGGTCATACCGCGGTCTTTGAAGCTCCCTGTGGGATTGAGACCGTCGTATTTGACAAATACCTCCACTTGTTTGCCGATTTCGGCGGCAATGGAGGGTACGGGAATTAAGGGAGTGTTGCCTTCTAAGAGGGTCACCACTGGCGTGGTATCGCTCACCGGTAAGTAGGGTCGATAGGCGTGGATTAACCCTTGCCAGTCGGTTTCTTTAGAGGTGGTTTGTGGGTTTTGGAGATCTCTGGCCGACAAACTAAGTGTCACGGGAGTTTTGTTTTCAGGTTGTACAGAACGTTTTGCCAATTTTAGTGTACCGCGAGCGTTTTCTGGCTACGACACGATCTCAATAATTAGTTATCACTGCTGGGTAGGCTTGCGGCCAGCAAATTTCTCTTCTCTTCCAGGGAAAAGAATGAAATTGGTTCGGAAAACCGCAAGATTTTATGAAGTTTATCTTTAATTTCGCAGTAGAATGTTTGCTTGGCAAGAGTAAAGTACAAATTCCTATTGACCCATGTCTGCAATTTCTTCTCCTACACGACCCTCAGTTCAACCAACGGAACGTACCAGCCATTCTCGCTCTCCGGAAGCGCCTATGTCTGGGAAGTCATCGGCACTTACGACCGAACAGCAGGTGAAGTTTCTCCAACTGGCTGCGGAAATTGAGTCTCTGTTGGTGGCGGTGCAAGCGAAAAAACAACAGCAGTCTCAAAGTTCCCAGCAATAGCTATCCCACGATGTGGGCAAAGGTCGTTTCCAGTTTGACTGGTGGCGATGTCTTGGTCTATGGCGTTGAGTCGCGATGGTAGATAACCGACGCATGATGGTGAAGGCGCTTCCCATGGTTAGCGTTGTGATTCCTACGTATAACTGCGGTGTCTATGTGCGGCAGGCGGTGGAAAGTGTTTTGCAACAGCGCTATACCAACTATGAGTTGATTGTGGTTGATGATGGGTCGGCGGATGATACCCAACGGATTTTGGCTCCTTATCGCGATCGCCTACATTTGATTAGCCAAGCCAATCAAGGAGTTGGTTCGGCCCGCAATCGCGGTTTGGCTGCGGCCAAAGGGGAGTTTGTGGTTTTCTTGGATGCCGATGATTATTTTCTCCCCAACAAACTTACCCACCAAGTCGCTGTTTTCCAACAACAACCCCACCTCGGCATCGTTCACAGTGGCTGGCGGCAGGTTAACCAAGACGGCGATTTTTTAGCGGATGTCTGCCGCTGGCAGCAAATTCCCCAACTGAATCTGGAAAGTTGGTTGCGGTGGAAACCCGTAGGTACCATGGGAACTATGATGTTTCGTCGCGATTGGCTGCGGCGCGTAGGTGGGTTTACGCCGGGGTTGACCCATGCGGAAGATGTGGATCTGGTTTTGCGGTTGCTATCTGCGGGATGCGCGATCGCTTGGTTGCCGGAAATTACCATATGCTACCGCTTGCATTCTGCCAGTGCCATGGGTCAGGGGATAAAACAAGCTCGTTGTTTGGCTTGGGTCATCAATCGTTTTTTCTCACAAACCAACCTTCCTGACTCGATTCGCTCCATGGAGTCAGAAGTTCGTTTTACCACTTGGGTATGGATTGCTTGGTATTTATATCATACGGATTTTTGGCAGGAAGCCATTACTTACTTGCAGGAATCTTGGCACATTTCTCCCGAACGGCACAAGGCAACGGTACCCAGGTGGGTAGAAAATTTTATTGAGCTTTCCACAGGCAGCCGGCATCGCGATCGCAGCACTTTACAGTTACCGGAAAAATTACAAAGATTTTGGTCTTCCTCCCACTGGCAAAATTTAATAAAGTGGGTTATTCAAAAAGATACGATTTCCAGAAAAGACCATCCTTTGGTTAGTATAGTTATTCCTACATACAATAGTGCAAACTATCTGTGTGAATGTATAGAAAGCATTTTTTATCAAACTTACCCTCATTACGAAATAATTGTTATTAACGACGGTTCAAAAGATAATCCCAAACAAGCAATATTTCCCTATTTGGGTTTGTTGCGCTATATAGACCAACAAAATCAAGGGGTGTCTGCTACCCGCAATCGCGGTATTTCCTTGGCAAAAGGAGAATTGGTGGTATTTCTCGATGCAGATGATTGCTTTTTACCCGATAAATTACAAAGTCAAGTAGCGGTATTTCAAGAAAATCCCCAGCTGGGTATCGTACAAAGTGGTTGGTGGCGGGTCAACCAACAGGGCAATTTGCTGAAATGCGTGGAACCTTGGCATTATATTTCCCAGTTAAATTTAGAAACCTGGTTGCGGTGGAAGCCTATGGGAACCATGGGAACGCTGATGTTTCGTCGGGATTGGTTGCAGCGGGTAGGGGGATTTGACACGAGATTGCGCCATGCGGAAGATGTGGATTTGGTGTTGCGGTTGAGCGTGCAAGGATGTCCGTCGGCTTGGTTGCGCCAGCATACGGTTTGTTATCGCCAGCACGATCGCAATACGATGCGGGATGGGATTTCCCAGGCAGAGTCGATTAATTTTGTTTTGGATAAGTTTTTTGCCATGCCGCAGTTGCCGGAGTACGTACGGTTGTTAGAAAATTGGGTACGGTATACGACGTTGGTGTGGAGTGCTTGGTATTTATATCGTACGGGGTTTTTGGGAGAAATGGTGCAGTATTTGCAGCGATCGCGTCAGTATTGTCCCTATTTACCGGCGGCGATGGTGGTGAATTGGTTGGAAAGCATGCAAAGTTTTTCCCAGGAGGTGGGCGAGTTTTTCGACCCGGATGCGGTTAGTCGCCTGCCTCAGTGGCAGGGTTTGGTGAAACAGGTGACGGCGGTTGGGTAGCGATCGCGGCGAAAAGGCGAAAAAAATAGGTTTTTGGTATTGACAAACGCTAAGAAATTTTTTAGAATAAAAGTATGATAAGATAGGAAAGGTGTGTGTGTTAAAAAAAAGGGTTTCAGGGAAAACCCGACACCGCCGTTGCCACCAGCAACAATTTCACGATTCGCTACGAGAAATCAGGGATTAAGGGCAGGAATTTTTTCTGCAAATAGAAATTTTTCTCAATAGTTGGGAGAAGTTTCTGCGCGTGGGGATGGGTTGTTTTGTTTTCCATCCCCCAACGGGGAAAATACGCGATCGCGCTAGGAGAACTTTTTCCAGAAAGGGAATAAAAAATTCTGTCCCGGACTTGACAGACCCCATAAAATCTGTTTACTATAGAAATATGCTACGATGGGAAAGGCGCGCGCGATATATATATTAGGCGCGAATCGAAACCAGCCAAATATAGAAAAACCAAAAACCCCGCCACATCTATATATAGGAAAAACGCAACTTTCACCAATCCAACGACCTATCAAGAAACGCCTCCAACTGGCGGTTGTAACCATCAAAGAAATCCAGCAATCGCTGCCTCGCAGCAGCATCCACCCCCTCGTAACTGCCGCGATTGTGTTGTTCGTAGTGGGGAAGGTGGTGTTCCGACAATCCTAGAAAGCGGCAAACCTCCTGCAACATCGCATCGGGATTTCGGAAAAAATCTTCGCTGCGAACAATCAAAAACTGGTCTCGGGAAAAAACCTGCATCCAGCAGCGGAGAAACTCAATATAAATGCTGCGACCTAAATATTTAATCGGCAAATCCCAATACGCCTTATTGCCAATTACATCCTCAGGTTGCTGCTGCAGCAACTCAATTTCCGCATCAACCACCTCAGACAAAGGTCGAGTTTCGCTGCCTTCTCCCACCCAGTGATAGTATTGAGATATCGTTCGGTCTGCGGGATTTCGCAGCAAAATCAAAAACTTTATATCGGGAAAATGCTGGGAAATTTGCGTGGCGGCGTGGGTATATTCCAAATATTGTGGCGTCGCTTCGCCAGTAATTTTTTGACAATCCGACGGAATCGGGGAAAAATGAGCGAGATACCAATCAATTCCTCGGGTATAGTTCCATCCCCAGAAATCTATCTCTTTCTCTACCGCTGGCAACACCTGCGGGTGGGTGGCGAGATAGTGGTAAAGGGAACTCGTACCGCCTTTTTGCGTTCCTAAAATGAGAAAATCGGGTTGGGAATTACCAAATCTAGAGGTATCATCATCAGATACATTGGCGGCTGGGTCAACCAGTTGGATATGTTTGGCAATGTGAAATTTTTCTGTGGCTGTCGCTTCGTTGCCAGCTTCCCTGGCAGCTTCCCCTTGTTTGAGAATCAGCCATTTCAGATAAAAATGCGACCAGAAAGTTTGGGGAGATTCTTGGGTTAGCTGTTGGAAAAACGCAATTGCCTCTTCCAGTTTTCCCTGCCGAAACAGAATATTTTTAATATGGTTGTAAGACCAACGGAAATCCCGGTTGTATTGGATGCTGTTATGAAAGGCAGCAATAGCTTCGGTGCAGCGTTGCAATGCCATCAACGCTTGTCCTAAATTGTAGTAAGACCAGGGATACTCGGGGTTTAATTGGGTCGCTGTTTGTAATGCTGTTACTGCCTCTTCGTAGCGATGCAGCTGCAGCAATGCATTTCCCAAACTGTTATACGACCAGGGATAATCGGGATTTAATTGGGTAGCTGTTTGCAAAACTTCCACTGCCTCTTGGTAGCGATGCTGTTTTAACAAGACTTCTCCCAAACTGCTATACGACCAGGGATAGTCGGGTTTTAAGGCAATGGCTTGGCGAAAGGCGTCGGCGGCGGCTTCCCACTGTTGGCATTGCATCAAGGCAACGCCTAAATTATTGTACGACCAGGAATAGTTGGGGTTGAGTTGGATGGCTTTTTGGTAGATGGGAATGGCGGCTTGCCATTGATTTTGTTTTAAGAAACTGTCGCCGAGGTGGTGGTGAGACCAGAAACTTTTGGGATTGAGTTGGATGGCTTGTTGGTAGCAGGCGGCGGCGGCTTGCCAGTTTTGCTGTTGGCGATGGATTTCTCCTAATTGAAAGTGTAGCTGCCAGGTGTTGGGAGATAGGGTAATGGCTTGCTGGTAGCAGGAAATGGCTGCTTCCCATTCTCCTTTGCCGAGGTGGTTTTCGGCTTGTTGGTGGAGATGGATGATTTTGCTTTTTAATTCTTCTAGGGAGTTGGAAGTCATGAAGGTAAGAAGCTATTGCTGCCAATCCATGGATTTCCCCAAGGTTTCCTCTAGTTTGCGGGTATGGGGGTGGAAAAACTCTGCTAGCATTTGCCGGATTTGGGGATTTACGGGATTGTAAGAACCCGCTACGTATTGAGGATAGTGGGGAAGTTGGTAATCTGGCAAGTTGAGAAATGCGAAGACTTGACGCATGGTGGCTTGGGGATTGGTGTAGAGGTCTTCGCTACGCAGGATTAAAATTTGTTCTCTGGGAAACAGTTCCAACCATTTTTGCAGGAAGTAGACATACAAACTGCGGCTGACGTAACCATATCGCATTTTCCAGGGGGTTTGGGTTACGTCGTTTTCTGCCATAACTCGTTTTAGGGTTTCGATTTCTCTGGCTAAGGCGGCTTGTAGGTCTCGCTGTTCGATGTGGATCCAATTTACTTGGTCGTAGTAGTGGGAAATGGTTCTATCGATGGGGTTGCGGAGGATGAGGATGAGTTTGGTTTGGGGGAAGGATTGGTAAATGTTTTGGCTGGCGAAGCGGTTGAATAAATAGCCGGGGGTGGCTTCGCCGCTGAGGTATTGCTGGTTTTGGGGATGGGGGGGAAATTGGGAAAGATACCAATCCAATCCCAGGTGGAATTGCCAGTCGAAGAAGTGAATTTCTTTTTGCAGGCAGGGGAGGATTTGCGGATGTTGGGTTAGGTATTTATAGAGGGAGGTGGTTCCCGATTTCATGACGCCGATGATGAGGAAGTCGGGTTGGGTTTTGGTGGTGAGGGTGGTGTCATTGGCAAATTCTTGGTAGTGGGATAGGGTATATTGGTGGATGCCTTTTTGGTAAGTAGCGATCGCTTTTTCGATTTCTCCTTGTTGGGTGAACAGTTCTCCCAAATTGACATAGGATTCGGGAAAGTCAGGAATATTGGCGATTACCTGGTTGTAGGTATCTATCATTTTTTCAATCTGGGAAGCCGAAAAGGTGACTTGCTTGTACATGGGTAAATGGCGTAGCTTAACGTACAAAGCCACATTTTTGGGTTGCAATCGGATAGCTTCCAAGTAGCGGGAAATGGCGGCGTCGTAGTTTTCCTGTTGTAGCTGCAGGTTTCCCAAACGAATGCAAACATCGGCAGCTTGGGGATTGAGGGAGTAGGCTTGTTGGTAAGTGTCGATGGCAGCTTGGGAGTCTCCCAGATTTTCTAAGGCTTTTCCTAAATTAGAATAAACGGCAAACGTAGCTAAATCTTTGGCAATGGCTTGCTGGTAGCAGTCTGCCGCTTTTTCCCACTCCTGTTGCGAGGCGAAAACCTTTCCCAAACCGTGGTAGGCGTTGGGAAAGTCGGGATTGATGGCAATAGATTGTTGGTAGTGGGAAATGGCTTCTTGCCACTGTTGTTGGTAGCTATAGATTTCCCCTAAGTTATGATGGGCTAAGTAGGCTTGGGAATTGGTAGCAATGGCTTGTTGGTAGCAAGCGATGGCTTTTGACCACGATTGCTGTTTGACGAAATGATTGCCGAGGGTGAGGTAATCGTCGGTGTTTCCCCATTCTGGTTTTCGCTGCAAGGCTTCCCACCAGGTTTCGGCAGCTTGTTGGTTTTTTCCCAGTTGCTGGAGAAGTTTTGCCAATTCTACATAGGTGGTAGCGTATTCGGGTTGCTGTTGGATAGCTTCTTGATAAGCATCCATGGCGGCTTGCCAGTTTTGTTGCTGGCAGTGGGTTTCGGCTTTTTGAATTAAGTCGATAACAGTATCTTTGGGAGAGATATCGGCAGGCATATATATAGATAGAAATTGGCAAACCCAGCTTCGTTTTAGGATACCTCAGAATGGGGGTTTTCCCAAGGCAGTTCTAAAGGAATGTTGCCTAGGGTGGCGGCGTATTGGCTGAAGCTAGAATCGTAAGAACCAACGATTTTTTGGGTTTTGGCTAGCAAATGCAGGTCAATGGCGGCGGTTTGCTGGCTGGTTTGTCGCAGCTGGCTGGGGTTGAACTCTTGGGAGTAGGTGAGGATGCGATTGCCGAATTGTTCTTTGAATTTGGCTTGGGTTTCGCCGTTGTCGGTGGCGAGGAAAAATTTCTCTACCCCTTGTTGCCGGTAACGTTCTATTGTTTTGATAAAGCGATCGTCGTTGGATATCAAGACGGATTTATAATTATCCGTACGGCGAACGTGCAAACCTATGATAGGATGCTGCCAGTTGTTTTGGATAAAATTATCGACGGCGTTTTGTAAGTTGGGTTGCAATTTCAGACTACGGATAAATTCCGAACATTTTTGGTCGTAGGCAAAGCGACTGACCTCATCTTGTAAGTATTGTTTGTGCAACCAACCCATATCTGCGGTCATTTTGGTTATGTGTAAGGTTTGGGAAGCTTCCTCTAGCAGCCATTGATGAATGATATCAGCTTCCACAGTTTTGCAGATAGGTTGGTAAATATCTTCAAAGTAGCAGTGGCAGCTTTTCACTGGCAGCCAACGCATGTATACCGGGATTTGCCAGAAATATCCCAAACTCAGACAAGATGCCAATACCCGCAAACGGTTACACAATCCCCCCTCTTGGTAACCATCGTAGACAATTCGGCAAAATGGAATGTTGCTGGCAGCGATTGGTTGAATGGCTACATCCCATGATGCCGGTTGCTGCTGGCGTTGGATGGCTTGTTCCCATTTTTGATAAGCCAAGGCAGCTTGTTCCCAATTTTGCAAGGCATACCAAGCGTCACCGATTTTATGGTACAACCAAGGATGGCTTTCATTGCGTTCTATGGCTTTTTCGTAGGCGGCAATGGCTTCTTGCCAGCGTTGCAGTTGGCATAACGAATCTCCCAATCTTTGATAGTACCAGTGTGTTTGGGGTTCTAACTCGATGGCTTGGTGAAAAGCTGCCACAGCTTCTTCCCAACGTTGCAAGTGATGCAAGGCTATGCCGAGTTTGTTATATAAAATGGCTTTTTGGGGGTCTACTGCTAAGGCTTTTTGGTAGACGATTTCTGCTTCTTGCCAACGTGACCTTTGTAAAAGCAGTTTTCCCAAGGCTACGTAAGACCAAACTAAATTCGGGTTGCAGTGAATGGCTTGCCAGTAGGTTTCAATGGCGAGATGCCACTGTTTCTGTTGTTCGTATATCCCGGCAAGTTTTTTGTAAAGATGGGGGTTTTGTGGCGATAAGGCAATGGCTTGACGACAAGCGGCGGCGGCGTTATCCCATTTTTCTAAGGCGATATAGGCTTTGGCGAGGTGTTGGTAAACCCAAAATTGCTGGCTGTTGAGGGAAATCGAGGTTTGGTAGGTGTCAATGGCTTTTGACCATAGTTGCTGTTTGGCAAAGGCATAGCCAATTTTAAAATAAAAGTCGGCGTCTTTATCTTTTTCTTCAATAGGAGGTTGCTGCTGGTAGGTATCTGTAGCTTCTTGCCACTGTTCGATTTTGACCAATGCCAAAATAAGATTTTTTTTCGCTATTGAGAAATTGGGGTTTCGCTGCCAGGCTTGGCGGTAGCAGTCGGCGGCGGCTTGCCAGTTTTGTTGGGAGGCAAAGATTTTTCCCAAACTGTTGTAGGCGTTGGGAAAGTTGGGATGGATGGCAATGGCTTGTTGGTAGTGGGAGATGGCGGCTTGCCACTGTTGCTTGTAGCTATAAATTTCCCCTAAGTTATGATGTGCCAAGTAGGATTGGGGATTGCTGGCAATGGCTTGTTGGTAGCAGGCAATGGCTTTCGACCACGATTGCTGTTTGACGAAGAGATTGCCGAGGGTGAGGTAGTCGTCGGTGTTTCCCCATTCTGGCTGCCGTTTCAATGCTTCCCACCAGGTGTTGGCAGCTTGTTGGATTTTCCCCAGTTGCTGGAGAAGTTTTGCCAATTCTAGATAGGTGGTGGCGTATTCGGGTTGTTGTTGGATAGCTTCTCGATAGGCATCAATGGCGGCTTGCCAGTTTTGTTGCTGGCAGTGGGTTTTGGCTTTTTGGATTAAGGCGATGACGGTAGGTTTGGGGGAAATATCGGCAGACATATATATAGATAGAAATTGGCAAACCCAGCTTCGTTTTAGGATACTTCAGAACTAGCAGTTTCCCAAGGTAGGTCTAGGGGAATATTGCCTATGTCGGCGGCGTATTGGCTGAAGCTAGAATCAAAGGAACCAATAATTTTTTGAGTGTTGGCTAGCAAATGCAGTTCGATGGCGGCGGTTTGCATGGTGGTTTGTCGCAGCTGGCTTTGATTGAAGTCTTGGGAATAGGTGAGGATGCGGTTGCCAAATTTTTCTCTAAATTTGGTTTGGGTTTCGCTGTTGTCGGTGGCAAGGAAGAATTTCTCTATCCCTTGCTGCAAGTGACGTTCCATGGTTTGAAAAAAGCGATCGTCGCTAGAGATAATTACAGATTTATAATGATCTGTACGGCGAACATGCAAACCTACGATAGGATGCTGCCAGTTGTTTTGGATAAAGGTATCGACGACAGTTTGTAAGTGGGGTTGCAATTGGAAACTGCGGATGGTTTCCCGATATTTTTGGTGGTAGGCAAAGCTGGCAACATCCTTTTTCAGATATTTTTTGTACAGCCAGGTTATACTTGCTGTGGTGTAGGGAACATGCAAGGTTTGGGAGGCTTCTTCCGCCAGCCATTTGTCGATGGTATCCGCTTCTACAGTTTCGCAAATGGGTTGGTAGATATCTTCAAAGGAACAGCTACAGGTTTTTACCGGTAGCCAACGCATGTAGACGGGAATTTGCCAGAAGTATCCCAAACACAGACAAGATGCCAATACCCGCAAACGGTTACACAATCCTCCTTTTTCCGATGCATCGTAGACAATTCGACGAAATAATTGCTTCTTAGCGGCTATCGGTTTGACTTCCACTTCGCCTTTTTTTGCTTGTTGCTGCCGGTGGCGTTTGATGGCTTGTTCCCATTGTTGGTATGTGAAGGCGGCTTGTTCCCAATTTTGCAAAGCATACCAACAATCTCCCAGTTGTTTGTAATACCAAGGTTTTTGTGGGTCTAACTCAATGGCTTGCTGAAAAGCTGCTATGGCTTTTTCCCAATGTTGCCGTCGATGCCAAGCGATACCGAGTTTGTTGTATACAACTGGCTGTTGGGGGTTGACTGCCAATGCCTCTTGATAAACGGTTACTGCTTCTTGCCAACGTTGCAGCTGCAAAAACAATTCTCCCAACCGAATGTAAGACCAAATCCGGCTAGTATCGCAGCAAATGGCTTGCCGGTAGGTTGCAATGGCTATATCCCACTGTTTTTGTTGCTGGTATACCCAGGCAAGTTTTTGGTAAAAATAGGCATCTGCTGGAAAAAGTTCCGTGGCTTTTTGACACAGATGCATGGCTTCCTGCCACTGTTCGTTTTGTATGAGTGTTTCAATATGTTGTCGGTAGCTGGCTAGGTCAACTTCAGAAACTTTGATTTCTTTTTCGCAACGATGGTTATTACTATCGAATCTTCCTAAATTCAGATTGGCTTGGTTGTCGTCTGCTGTCTGGATGGCAATCGTTGATTGGTGTTGCTGTTGCTGGGTTTTCTTTTTCTGTTCCCATTGGTGGTACGCTGTTGCTGCTTGTTCCCAATCTTGCAAGGCATACCACACATCGCTTAGGTTTTTATAGTACCACGGAGTTGTTGGTTCTAGTTC
Protein-coding sequences here:
- a CDS encoding tetratricopeptide repeat protein; the encoded protein is MSADISPKPTVIALIQKAKTHCQQQNWQAAIDAYREAIQQQPEYATTYLELAKLLQQLGKIQQAANTWWEALKRQPEWGNTDDYLTLGNLFVKQQSWSKAIACYQQAIASNPQSYLAHHNLGEIYSYKQQWQAAISHYQQAIAIHPNFPNAYNSLGKIFASQQNWQAAADCYRQAWQRNPNFSIAKKNLILALVKIEQWQEATDTYQQQPPIEEKDKDADFYFKIGYAFAKQQLWSKAIDTYQTSISLNSQQFWVYQHLAKAYIALEKWDNAAAACRQAIALSPQNPHLYKKLAGIYEQQKQWHLAIETYWQAIHCNPNLVWSYVALGKLLLQRSRWQEAEIVYQKALAVDPQKAILYNKLGIALHHLQRWEEAVAAFHQAIELEPQTHWYYQRLGDSLCQLQRWQEAIAAYEKAIERNESHPWLYHKIGDAWYALQNWEQAALAYQKWEQAIQRQQQPASWDVAIQPIAASNIPFCRIVYDGYQEGGLCNRLRVLASCLSLGYFWQIPVYMRWLPVKSCHCYFEDIYQPICKTVEADIIHQWLLEEASQTLHITKMTADMGWLHKQYLQDEVSRFAYDQKCSEFIRSLKLQPNLQNAVDNFIQNNWQHPIIGLHVRRTDNYKSVLISNDDRFIKTIERYRQQGVEKFFLATDNGETQAKFKEQFGNRILTYSQEFNPSQLRQTSQQTAAIDLHLLAKTQKIVGSYDSSFSQYAATLGNIPLELPWENPHSEVS
- a CDS encoding tetratricopeptide repeat protein translates to GEVYFWQRQWENAIACFEKVIHLHPQLASAYRGLAKTYQKRNQPQPASQAWFEALQLQPEWGTSTEHLTLGNNLLGYGDWEKAKQCYQQAIAIQPDCSQAYHNLAEIHFTQQQWQDAIDGYRREIEINPSEAAANSYWKLIQALVKTRQWEKAIDCCQQATQHFPEDGYFYQQLGWLYQQQGEWEAAIENYQQAIDCDASLIGCYIELGDILLQKQSWQEAVEIYQQALNIDSEKAILYGRLGKAFYNLQQWEAAVVNLQKAIELEPTTPWYYKNLSDVWYALQDWEQAATAYHQWEQKKKTQQQQHQSTIAIQTADDNQANLNLGRFDSNNHRCEKEIKVSEVDLASYRQHIETLIQNEQWQEAMHLCQKATELFPADAYFYQKLAWVYQQQKQWDIAIATYRQAICCDTSRIWSYIRLGELFLQLQRWQEAVTVYQEALAVNPQQPVVYNKLGIAWHRRQHWEKAIAAFQQAIELDPQKPWYYKQLGDCWYALQNWEQAAFTYQQWEQAIKRHRQQQAKKGEVEVKPIAAKKQLFRRIVYDASEKGGLCNRLRVLASCLCLGYFWQIPVYMRWLPVKTCSCSFEDIYQPICETVEADTIDKWLAEEASQTLHVPYTTASITWLYKKYLKKDVASFAYHQKYRETIRSFQLQPHLQTVVDTFIQNNWQHPIVGLHVRRTDHYKSVIISSDDRFFQTMERHLQQGIEKFFLATDNSETQTKFREKFGNRILTYSQDFNQSQLRQTTMQTAAIELHLLANTQKIIGSFDSSFSQYAADIGNIPLDLPWETASSEVS